The following nucleotide sequence is from Saccharothrix texasensis.
ATCACGTAGAACAGCGCCGCGTCGCCCTCGGCGGAGGCCTTCGCCCGCGCGCCGAAGAACATCGCGTACGCCTCGGTGAACACCTGCAACGACGCGATCGTGTTGACCACGACGGTGAAGTACACCGTGCCGCTGATGCCCGGCAGCGTCACGTGCCGGAACTGCCGCCACGGGCTCGCGCCGTCCAGCCGCGCCGCCTCGTACCGCTCCAGCGGCACGCGGGTCAGCGCCGCCAGGTACAGCACCGCCGTGCTGCCGACGGTCCACAGGCTCATCACCACCAGCCCCGGCTTGATCCACGCGGGGTCGGTGGTCCAGTTCGGCCCCTGGAACCCGAACCAGCCGAGGAACGCGTTCACCGCGCCGTTCTGCCCGTTGAGCAGCAACAGGAACATCGCCGCCAACGCCACCGGCGGCGTCATCACCGGCAGGTACAGGACGGTGCGGAAGAAGCCGCTCCCGCGCCCCGCCCGGCGCAGCAGGCCCGCCAGGCCCAGCGCCAGCACGATCTGCGAGGGCACGTGCAGCGCGGTGAAGAACACCGTGTTCCACAGCGCCGTGCCGACGCGGTCGTCGGCCAACGCCTCGCGGTAGTTCTCCAGGCCCACGAACGCGGGCGGCTTGAGCATGTCGTAGTGCGTCAGCGACAACCAGAGGCTGAACAGCATGGGCCCCGCGGTGAACGCCAGGAACCCGACCACCCACGGCAGCAGGAACAACAGCCCCGCCCGCGACTCGCGTCCGCTCACCGTCACGGCCCTACCTCCCGCCCACCCGCTTGAGCGCCCGTTCGGCCTCGCGCTGCGCCTGCGCCATCGCCTCGCCGGGCTCCTGCTGCCCGACCAGCACCCGGTTCACCGCGCCCTCCCAGGCGCGCACCAGCTCGCTCGCGGCGGGACTCGGCGGCAGCGCGAACGCCTGGTCCTGCAACGACAGCGCCACCGGCACGCCCTCGGCCAGGATCGGGTTGCCCAGCGGGGCGAACACCTCGCGGAAGATCCGCTCGTCGGCGGCCCGGTTGGCGGTGAACGTGCCGCCGTAGGGTCGCCCGGCCTCGGCCAACGCGTCACGTCGCGCCGTCGCCGCGGTGACCCAGGTCTGCGTGTCGGTCATCGTGACCAGGAAGCGGCACGCCACCTCGGGGTGCCGGGCGCCCTTGGGGATCGCCCACGCCTGCCCGCCGGACTCGGTCAGCACCTGCCCGTTCCGGTCGGTGAACGGCGCGATCGTCACGTCGGCGTCGGGTGAGTTGGTCGCCAGCGTGTTGAGGTACCAGGAGTCCATCGGCATCGCGGCGAGCTGCCCCGTCACGTACTGGTTGTTCGCGCCGAACTGGTCGAACGTGTCGCGGAAGGCCTTGAACGACGCCCAGCCGCCCTGCCTGGCCACCAGGTCGGTGGTGTGGCGGACCGCCTCCACGACGCGCGGGTCGTCGAGGCGGGCGCCGGGCCCGATCAGCTCGGCGCCGTTCGCCTTGGCCCACAGGGGCAGGAACTCGGGCACCTTCGGGTCGAAGCCGATGCGCTCCACCCGCCCGCCGCCGACGCGGGCCAGCCGGTCGGCCACCTCGCCCATCCCGGCCCAGTCGGAGGTGGACAGCGCGGCCGGGTCCAGGCCGGCGGCACGCACCACCGGGTTGTTGACGATCATCAGCCGGACGCTGGAGAACTCCGGCAGCCCGTACACCTCGCCCCGGTAGGTGACCTGGCGCAGCGCGGCCTCCCGGAAGAGACCGAGGTCGACGCCGTGCTCGCGCACGCACGCGTCCAGGCTCTGCACCGCGCCGCGCGCCGCGTACCCGCCGAGCTTGCGGCGCTCGGCGTAGACCAGGTCCGGCGGGTCGCCCGCGGCCACGGCGGACAGGAACTGCTGCTCGTCCAGCGCGCCCTCGCTGATCCGCAGGTCGACGCCGGGGTTGGCCTCCCGGAACACCGCCACGCGTGCCGTGGCGTGTTCGTCCGGGAGGCCGAACCCCATGGTGACCAGCGCGTCGGAGTGGTCCGATCCCAACCCGCCGCACCCGGCGGCGAGCAGCGCGGACACACCCAGCACCGCCGTGAGCCGGAGCCCGCGCATGCCGCCTCCCGAGGCCGGACGTCACCGACGACGTCACCGGGACGGTTCCCGCGCGGGCGCCCCGTCACACCAGGGTCGCCCGGTCGGCGCAAGCGGTCAGCCGCGGAACTCCGGCAGCACCCAGTAGGTGCTGTCGTGCCACGTCTCGGTCGGGAACCCGCCACCGTCGCCGTAGTGGTAGACGCCCGCGCCCGGCGGCACGATGAACGGCGCCCGCACCAGCGTGCCGACGAAGAAGTCCTCCGAGGTCGCGTAGCCGCCTTGCGGCGTGTAGTAGGAGACCACGTAGTCGTGGCCGGGCTCGACCGGGACGGGCGTCGGGAAGTCGATCTGGGCCATCAGGCCCGGGTGGTCCCAGGGCGTCTCGGCGAGCAGCACGCCCGTCTCCGACCACAGCCGCAGCGTGATCGGCCCCCGGTACGAGCCGCGACCGAGGGACGCGCCCAGCAGCTGCCCGGGCCGGTCGACCCGGAACCGCGTGCCCACCTCCACCGGCGACTGGTCGGGGTCGTCGACCGCCTCCTTGTAGTAGGTGCCGAGCTCGCACCGGGTCGCGCAGTCCACCGGCTGCGCGACGGCCGCGCCGTCCACGTGGATGACGGCGGGCACACCGGTCGGACCGGCGCCGGAGGCGGTGACGACCCGACCCGCGACCACGACGTCACCGGCCTGCTCCGGCGTGTAGACGTACCGCCAGTCGACCCGGGACGGGTCGTGGTCGCGCAGGACCTCGGCGGTCACCCAGGTGGCCCCGCCGTCGAACGTCAGCTCGGTGGCGGTGATCGCGACCGTCGTCGGGGTGATCGAGAGGCCGGTGACCAGGACCGGGACGCCGACCTCGGCCGCGGCGCCGGTGGTCGGGGTGCCGATGACCACCCGGCGGTCGTCCTGCGCGTGAGCCGTGCCGGACAGGACCAGGGTCACGGCGGCGGTCGCCACCAACAACCTGGACAAGCGGGGCATGTGCCCTCCTTCGGGCATTGTGCGGACCTACCGCCCGGAAGATCGTCCCCCACCGGGGGTTTCGCTACGCCCGCGCTTCGGGTTCCTTCGGTACCCGAGCCGCGCGCTCCCAGTTGAGACCCGGATCCGCCCGCGGCGCGCCCGCTGCACCAGAATCGGTCGCATGAGTCGCAACGCGCCCTCCGGCGACCCCCGTCCGCCCGGTCGTTGGGTCCACGCGTGGGCGTCCGCGCCGCAGCCGACCGCGCCGGACAACATGCCGCCCGCGCCGTTCACCAGGGCGGGCCTGGTGCTGGCCGGCACCACGCTGCGGCAGACCGTGCGCCCGTCGACCGGCGGCGACCGGATCCGGCTGCGGTTCTCCAACGCCTTCGGCGGCGCGCCGCTGCCCCTCACCGCGGTGACCGCGGCGCTCCCGGCGGGCGGACGGGCCGGGGTGGCGGCGGTGGAGCCGGGTTCGGTCCGGCCGGTCACCTTCCGCGATCGGGCGTCGGTGGTCGTGCCGGTCGGGGCGCAGGTCGTCTCGGACCCGCTGGACTTCCCGGTGGCGGCGGGCGCGGACCTGACCGTGACGGTGTTCCTGGCCGACGGGCAGGCATCGGACTCGATCACCTCGCACCCCGGCTCCCGCACCACCTCCCACCTGCTGGCGGGCGACCACGCGGAGGCCGACGACCTGCCGGGCGCGACGACCACCGACCACTGGTACTTCCTCAGCGGCGTCGAGGTGTGGTCGGAGCGCGCCGCCTCGGCCGTGGTCACGCTCGGCGACTCCCTGACCGACGGCCGGGGCTCCACCACCAACGGCAACGACCGCTGGCCCGACCGCCTGTCCACCCGGCTCCGCTCGCACCCCGCCACGGCGGACGTCGCCGTGCTCAACCAGGGCATCGGCGGCAACGGCGTGGTCAGCGAGGGGATCGGGCCGACCGCGCTGGCCCGGCTGGACCGCGACGTGCTCGCGCAGACCGGCGTGGCGTGGCTGGTGGTGTTCGAGGGCGTCAACGACATCTGCACCACCGCTGCGACGGCCGAGGCGCAGGAGCGGGTCGTGGAGGACCTGTGCGCGGCTTACGAGCAGATCGTGGTGCGGGCGCACGCCCACGGCATCGCGGTGTACGGGGCGACGCTGGCGCCGTTGGGCGGCAACGAGGCCTACGACGACCCGGACGGCCACCGCGAGGCGTCACGGCAGGCGGTCAACGGGTGGATCCGGGCCGGGGGCGTGTTCGACGCGGTGCTCGACTTCGACGTGGCGGCCCGTGACCCGCGGGACCACCGCCGGCTGCTCCCGGCCTACGACGACGGCGACCACCTGCACCTGACCCCGGCGGGCTACCGGGCGCTGGCGGACGCCGTGCCGCTGGAGCTGTTCGAGCGGCGCTCGTAGCCGCGTCCAGTCGAGACGGACCGACGGGAACCGTTGCCACGCAAAAGTTTCGTGACGGTTCACCCACGTGAAAGTCGACAGTGGACGGGTGCGTTTCCTTGCCTGGGAAGCGAAGTCGTCATAGTTTGGCGAGGTCACCGATCCCGGACCAGGAGGGCTTCTCCATGCTCGACGTGCACCCCGCGTGGCTCCCGGCGTCCGCGTTCCGGTCGGTCGGCTCACGGCGGGTCCGCGTCGTCGGGGACGGCCCGGTGGTCGCCACGGTGCGCGCCGAGGTCGCCGCGGCGACGGCCGAGCACGGCGGCGCGCTGGTCGACGACGGTCCGGCGGACCTGGAGCTGGTCTGCGCGCCGGAGGACGGCGAGACGGACCCCGAGGCGTTCGTGGTGGGTCGCGCCGGCCGCACCGCGGTGGTCCGCGCGATCGGCGGACCCGGCCTGCTCTACGGCTTCCACCACCTGGTGCGGCAGGGCGAAGCGGCGTTCACGGGCGAGGCGGGGCCACAGCGGCACGCGCCCCGCCAGCCGGTGCGCATGCTCGACCACTGGGACAACGTCGCCGTGCACCCGGTGATGGGCCAGGTCGAGCGCGGGTACTCGGGCGGCTCGATCTTCTACGCCGACGGCGTGGTCCGCGCCGACCTCTCCCGGGTCCGGTCCTACGCGCGGCTGCTCGGCTCGATCGGCGTCAACCGGGTGGGGCTCAACAACGTCAACGTGGGTCCCGCGGAGGCCGGGCTGCTCACCGACCTGCTGCCGGACGTGGTGCGGCTGGCCGAGGTGTTCCGCCCGCACGGGATCAGGGTGCACCTGTCGGTGAGCTTCGCCGCGCCGGTCACCCTCGGCGGCCTGCCCACGGCCGACCCGCTCGACCCGGCGGTGCGCGACTGGTGGGCGCGCACGACGGCCGACGTGTACGCGGCGATCCCCGACTTCGGCGGTTACGTGATCAAAGCCGACTCCGAGGGGCAGCCCGGCCCGTTCGCCTACGGGCGCGACCACGCCGACGGCGCGAACGTGCTGGCCCGCGCCCTCGCCCCGTTCGGCGGCACGGTGTTCTGGCGCGCGTTCGTCTACGACCACCACCAGGACTGGCGCGACCGCTCGACCGACCGCGCCCGCGCCGCCCACGACCACTTCGCCCCGCTGGACGGCGCGTTCGACCCGAACGTCGTGGTGCAGGTCAAGGCCGGCCCGATGGACTTCCAGGCGCGCGAGCCGCTGTCGCCGGTGGTCGCGGCCATGCCGCGCACCCGGCTCGCGGTCGAGTTCCAGGTGACCCAGGAGTACACCGGGCACCAGAAGCACGTGTGCCACCTCGTGCCGCAGTGGCGCGAGATGCTCGGCTTCCGGCCGTGGGGCGAGGGCGAGCCGACGGTCGCCGACGTCGCCGCGGGCCGGGCCGCCGCACCGGCCGGTGGCGTGGTCGCGGTGTCCAACGTCGGCGACGACCCGTTCTGGACCGGGCACCCGTTGGCGCAGGCCAACCTGTTCGGCTTCGGCCGCCTCGCGTGGGACGAGCGGCTCGCGCCGGAGGCGGTGCTGGACGAGTGGATCGGCCTCACGTACCCGGGAGACCCCGCCGTCTGCCAGGCGTTGCACGAGATCATGGACGGCTCGTGGCTGACCTACGAGCGCTACACCGCGCCGTTGGGGGTCGGCTTCATGGTGCGACCGGGCCTGCACTACGGGCCCGCCGTCGACGGCTACGAGTACTCCAGGTGGGGCACCTACCACTTCGCCGACCGGGACGGCGTCGGCGTCGACCGCACGCGCGCCACCGGCACGGGCTTCACCGGCCAGTACCCGGCGCCGTGGCGCGACCGGTACGAGTCGACCGACACGTGCCCGGACGAGCTGCTGC
It contains:
- a CDS encoding carbohydrate ABC transporter permease, with the protein product MTVSGRESRAGLLFLLPWVVGFLAFTAGPMLFSLWLSLTHYDMLKPPAFVGLENYREALADDRVGTALWNTVFFTALHVPSQIVLALGLAGLLRRAGRGSGFFRTVLYLPVMTPPVALAAMFLLLLNGQNGAVNAFLGWFGFQGPNWTTDPAWIKPGLVVMSLWTVGSTAVLYLAALTRVPLERYEAARLDGASPWRQFRHVTLPGISGTVYFTVVVNTIASLQVFTEAYAMFFGARAKASAEGDAALFYVIHLFQEAFGSLRMGYASALAWGLFAVIAVITVVQVRLSRRYVHYEGDRS
- a CDS encoding ABC transporter substrate-binding protein, translating into MRGLRLTAVLGVSALLAAGCGGLGSDHSDALVTMGFGLPDEHATARVAVFREANPGVDLRISEGALDEQQFLSAVAAGDPPDLVYAERRKLGGYAARGAVQSLDACVREHGVDLGLFREAALRQVTYRGEVYGLPEFSSVRLMIVNNPVVRAAGLDPAALSTSDWAGMGEVADRLARVGGGRVERIGFDPKVPEFLPLWAKANGAELIGPGARLDDPRVVEAVRHTTDLVARQGGWASFKAFRDTFDQFGANNQYVTGQLAAMPMDSWYLNTLATNSPDADVTIAPFTDRNGQVLTESGGQAWAIPKGARHPEVACRFLVTMTDTQTWVTAATARRDALAEAGRPYGGTFTANRAADERIFREVFAPLGNPILAEGVPVALSLQDQAFALPPSPAASELVRAWEGAVNRVLVGQQEPGEAMAQAQREAERALKRVGGR
- a CDS encoding DUF4082 domain-containing protein, encoding MPRLSRLLVATAAVTLVLSGTAHAQDDRRVVIGTPTTGAAAEVGVPVLVTGLSITPTTVAITATELTFDGGATWVTAEVLRDHDPSRVDWRYVYTPEQAGDVVVAGRVVTASGAGPTGVPAVIHVDGAAVAQPVDCATRCELGTYYKEAVDDPDQSPVEVGTRFRVDRPGQLLGASLGRGSYRGPITLRLWSETGVLLAETPWDHPGLMAQIDFPTPVPVEPGHDYVVSYYTPQGGYATSEDFFVGTLVRAPFIVPPGAGVYHYGDGGGFPTETWHDSTYWVLPEFRG
- a CDS encoding SGNH/GDSL hydrolase family protein; translated protein: MSRNAPSGDPRPPGRWVHAWASAPQPTAPDNMPPAPFTRAGLVLAGTTLRQTVRPSTGGDRIRLRFSNAFGGAPLPLTAVTAALPAGGRAGVAAVEPGSVRPVTFRDRASVVVPVGAQVVSDPLDFPVAAGADLTVTVFLADGQASDSITSHPGSRTTSHLLAGDHAEADDLPGATTTDHWYFLSGVEVWSERAASAVVTLGDSLTDGRGSTTNGNDRWPDRLSTRLRSHPATADVAVLNQGIGGNGVVSEGIGPTALARLDRDVLAQTGVAWLVVFEGVNDICTTAATAEAQERVVEDLCAAYEQIVVRAHAHGIAVYGATLAPLGGNEAYDDPDGHREASRQAVNGWIRAGGVFDAVLDFDVAARDPRDHRRLLPAYDDGDHLHLTPAGYRALADAVPLELFERRS
- a CDS encoding alpha-glucuronidase — encoded protein: MARSPIPDQEGFSMLDVHPAWLPASAFRSVGSRRVRVVGDGPVVATVRAEVAAATAEHGGALVDDGPADLELVCAPEDGETDPEAFVVGRAGRTAVVRAIGGPGLLYGFHHLVRQGEAAFTGEAGPQRHAPRQPVRMLDHWDNVAVHPVMGQVERGYSGGSIFYADGVVRADLSRVRSYARLLGSIGVNRVGLNNVNVGPAEAGLLTDLLPDVVRLAEVFRPHGIRVHLSVSFAAPVTLGGLPTADPLDPAVRDWWARTTADVYAAIPDFGGYVIKADSEGQPGPFAYGRDHADGANVLARALAPFGGTVFWRAFVYDHHQDWRDRSTDRARAAHDHFAPLDGAFDPNVVVQVKAGPMDFQAREPLSPVVAAMPRTRLAVEFQVTQEYTGHQKHVCHLVPQWREMLGFRPWGEGEPTVADVAAGRAAAPAGGVVAVSNVGDDPFWTGHPLAQANLFGFGRLAWDERLAPEAVLDEWIGLTYPGDPAVCQALHEIMDGSWLTYERYTAPLGVGFMVRPGLHYGPAVDGYEYSRWGTYHFADRDGVGVDRTRATGTGFTGQYPAPWRDRYESTDTCPDELLLFFHHVPYGHVLHSGTTVIQHIYDTHFAGHDEVRRMAATWAGLEGRVPAEVFDRVTGLLVEQLRCATEWRDQVNTYFWRKSGVPDARGRTIH